In 'Nostoc azollae' 0708, the following are encoded in one genomic region:
- a CDS encoding type II toxin-antitoxin system death-on-curing family toxin, whose protein sequence is MEEKILYPGVIDKASALGFSLIKNHALVDGKKRTGHAVMETFLVLNGLVIVAAVDEQEQIILILADS, encoded by the coding sequence TTGGAGGAGAAGATTTTGTATCCTGGAGTCATTGACAAGGCTTCTGCATTGGGTTTCTCTCTCATCAAGAACCATGCCTTGGTAGATGGTAAAAAGCGCACTGGTCATGCAGTAATGGAAACCTTTCTGGTTTTGAATGGGCTAGTAATCGTTGCTGCGGTTGATGAGCAGGAACAGATAATACTTATCTTAGCAGATAGCTAG